The Gemmatimonas phototrophica region CATCTTCCACTTCTCGGTGGCCCGGTTCGCGGATAACGAGAGCGACCCGTTGATGGACTGCTGCTGGTCCTCGGCGCGAACGAAGGCGTTGAAGTTCGTCGTGTACGTCCAGAGGTTCCACTTGTCCTTCAGGTTGGCCGCCGAGGCCTGCTGCTGCTGCATGCCGAACGGCGCCATGTAGGCCATCTGCAGACGCGCGGCGATGGGCGACTTGGCCACGTAGCGCGCGAGTCCCAGCTTGAAGGTGCGCGCCAGTTCGCGGCGGATGCGGTCGTCGGGGTCATTGGGCAGCGTGTTGAGCACGAGGGTGTCGGCCATCCCCTCGAAGCGGCGACGCCCAATGAAGGTGATGGTGTTCTCGGTGCCGCCTCCTCCGTTGGTAAGCCCGGAAACGAGGATCTGCACGTCGGCGTCAAACCGGTCGCGCATCCAGTTCACGAAGTTGACATCGGTGACGATGAAATCCCGGTCGCAGCCGCGCACGCGTCCCTGACAATCGAGAAAGACGCGAATGGCCTGGGACTGCAGGGTGGCCGAGTCGGGCCGGGCCATCATGGGCGGGCCACCCGGGCGGCCGGTGGGGGGGCCGGACTGGGCGGCGGAAAGGGCTGGCGCGGTAAGGACCGCGAAAAGGGCACAAGAGAGGCTCAGGCGAGCCAGTCGGAAAGTCATAACACGGGGCGGGAGTTCGGAGGGCACCAACAACGTCGCCGGAGCCGCTGGGTTAGCGAACGGCGGAGCGGCCCGTTCTGTGCCCACCGGTCCGGACCGCCCCTCCCAAGCAGAACAACCCTCAACCCGAAACCAGAACCCAGGACCCGGAACTGATCAGTTTCGAGTTCCGGGTTTGCGTTGTGGGTTGTGGGTCCCCTCCCCCTACCAGCCCCGGACGACCTCGCGGACGCAGTCCACGAACGCCCGTGCCGCCGGTGTCTGAATGGCCCCCCGACGCCATACCGCCACGATTTCGCGCTGCAGCGTATGCTCGGCGAGCGGCACGTAGGCGGTCTGCGGGGTGTTGTGGCGGGCGGCTGCCATGGCGGGCACAATCGAGATACCGACCTCCGCCCCCACCAACTCCAGCACGGTGGCCAGCTGCGCACTGCGGCACACAACCGACGGATGCACCTGGCGGCTGGAACAGAACCCTGCCACCTGCTCACCCAGGCAATGGGCGGGATCGAGTGTGACCGCGGGGGCGTCGCGAAGCTGCGCCAGGGTGATGCGCCCAGCTCGCGCCGCGGGATGCGCCGCGGGCACCGCCACGACCAGCGCATCGGAGCCGAGCGGTTCCGCATCCAAATGCTCGAAGGCGTACGGCAGGGCAGCTATTACCACATCAAGAACACCATCAAGCAACTGACGCGCCAGTACGGCGCTATAATCCTCGCGGAGCTCAACTCGCAACGTGCCGTTGCGAACGCGCAGCCGTCGCAGCGCGGCGGGTAATACGTACGGCGCGACCGTCGGAATGGCGCCCACACTGAGCGTGGCTGCCTCGTCCTCCCCCTCCCGGCGCACCGCGTGCTCGGTCTCCCGCAGTTCATCCAACAGGCGTAAGGCGCGGGGGTACAGCGCTTTGCCCGCCTCGGTCATCGTCATCCCGCGACCATGCCGGGTAAAGAGCGCGGCACCGAGATGCCGCTCGAGTCGCTGGATTTGCGCCGTCAGCGACGGCTGCGACAACCCCAGGAGCCCCGCAGCCCGGCTCAGTGAGCCGGCGTCGGCAGTCTCCACGAACGCCCGCAAAAGTATCCCGTCCATAAGCTATA contains the following coding sequences:
- a CDS encoding LysR family transcriptional regulator, whose amino-acid sequence is MDGILLRAFVETADAGSLSRAAGLLGLSQPSLTAQIQRLERHLGAALFTRHGRGMTMTEAGKALYPRALRLLDELRETEHAVRREGEDEAATLSVGAIPTVAPYVLPAALRRLRVRNGTLRVELREDYSAVLARQLLDGVLDVVIAALPYAFEHLDAEPLGSDALVVAVPAAHPAARAGRITLAQLRDAPAVTLDPAHCLGEQVAGFCSSRQVHPSVVCRSAQLATVLELVGAEVGISIVPAMAAARHNTPQTAYVPLAEHTLQREIVAVWRRGAIQTPAARAFVDCVREVVRGW